The following DNA comes from Populus trichocarpa isolate Nisqually-1 chromosome 19, P.trichocarpa_v4.1, whole genome shotgun sequence.
ttattattttttctgtataaaattaatttttatttatgattttagatcattttaatatgctgatgtcaaaaataatttttaaaaaataaaaaaaatattattttaatatatttttaaataaaaaatactttaaaaaacaataattaaaatactcTCAACCACACTAAAATTTGGGTGGAAAGGTAAAATTTCTTCAAGAAAATGTTTCAGTACTGTCGAGGAGTGCATTTGATTTTGGTAATCTACCATTTTcacaaaaattacaagaaaaaaaaaactcagtaaTTTACCAGGGCATGGCCCAACTTTATAATATAAACTAAGCTCAATTTCATGGGCCAAAATCTAGCGTCATCTGTTAAGCTGCACTGCTGCATGTAATTCCTCGGAAGCTGAAATCTAATCCCATGTATACTGTTAGccacataattaaaatattttttttatcatatagtatAAGAATTAGCTGATGAtcctaattaaaatatttttccattaaATCTTCACCATCTTGTTGCTGACATAACAATTTTCAAATCTTTGTATGACCAATTTGTAAGGtaatatttagttattatttcgGATATCGagataattacaataaaaaaaacttgttatttaatcctttttattttaaaaagataaaaatttatttatttttatatttgttcatgtaaccaaacatgtttttatccATTTTGTCAATATTAATCATTCTTCACATGCTTGATGGTGATCTCTCTGACTTCTTTAGCAAATTGTTAGCAGTGTTGAATACTTTACAAAGATTTTGTAAGGGAGCCCAAATTAGCAGAGCTCATCTTCATGGCCAGTCTTCACAAGACTGGAAACCTCCTCATCTCTTGGCACTATCAGAACTCTGACCTTCACGCACCCCTTTCAACAGGAGTGTCCATTTTTCTCTACCATGATCACCACGGCAGCACCAATTTGCAGCAGTGGAACTTTCCAAGATCAAGAATGTTACACACATATGCCTAGCCTGTGGCACTGAAGTGGAAAGCATTTTTCTTCCAAGCTTCAGGATTGGAGGCCTGCCAAGGCAAAGATACAAGGATGGATAGGAGATGGCAGGAGTCAAAAGGTACTGCTTTTGCCGATCACACCAGATCAGCTTGCGCACGGGTGATAATGATAGGCACTAGTCAAAAAAGTGAATCACTTTCAACGTAGTGTTAGTGATGAGGGCAGTCtgccattttttttctcccatAGTTTATCTCCTCTTTACCTGCTCCATGGACTGGTCCCTCCTACACAAAAATAACCTAACTATTTGCAATTTGTCATCTAAAAAGGTGATGCTAGACTGCACTGCTCATGTAACATTTGATTGATACAAATATGAACAAACATTTTCCCACCTTTGCATACATGTGTGAGCTTTCAAAAGCTAAAAAAGTGAAGTGTAAACAATTTTAGTACATATTAACCTACTACTAATTTCAACCTCTATCTCTCTTGACATGTTTATTCAACAAATGATGACCATATACACTATACATATGCAAGGATGCCGCTTTCTATGAGATGTATTCCTAATTGGTTCTTGACAATAAGGTCTTCGAAACCGGAAAGTTCATGGAACCATGGAAGAACTCCATAATCACTTTGACCCACATCTCAGAATAAGGCAAACTAAGTATAGCTGTGGAAAGAAATTCGTTGTCTAATGACTCCATAATTTCCATTGAAGAAGGATCAATAGCTACAATTCCCTTACTCCATAATTTCCAATGAAGAGGGATCAATAGCTACAATTCCATAACCATCTCCATCTTCTTTGCCTCTATAGTCTACTTGAATCTGATCAACATTTTCGCTTTCTCTGTCTTCTGTTGTGGCAGAATCTGGCAGTTGTTGATCTTCTTGGCCACCCATCATATGCATTAAAAGTTCTTCAGGCTTCAACTCGTAACTGGGATTATCAACCCTCCTAGTCTTCTCTCTGTATAGAGCATCAAGCTGCTGAAAATAAGGACAGGTCTTAGAATCCCCaggtctttttttattgctatctttTACCCTCTTGAAGTACTTGTTCATATTCTCCCATTTCTCTTTGCACCTCTTTGCACTCCTATCATAACCGAGATTTTTCATTGATGTTGATATCTCCTCCCACAGCGGCCCTTTTGGTCCATTTTCTTGATACTGGAATTCAAGATAAGTTCGTATCTTGATCAaagattcaatttcttctttagGCCATCTTGATGAGCTCATGTTGACAAAACTCTCAACACTGCTATTTTCATGTGTCTTCACTACATTCTCCACTGGAACTGCTTGGTTCTTGGACAGTAGCGCTGGAGATGTTTGATTGTCAGGAAATTTCATCGGGACTGTAGGGTTGTCAGGCAATTGCACCGGGATACCTTGCTCAGAGAACTTCTGTAAGAATGCAAGCACAGCTGCATCTTTCGCAGCTGCAATCGCTCTTTCGTGAACTAAAAGCTCTTGTTCTCTCTTAATCCTATCCAATTCTTGCATCTTCCACACTTCTTCTCTAGCTATCCTTTCTTGCTCGCATTTCTCTATTGCTTCTAGAAACTTATTTTGCAAATTCTCTTGCTTTTCTATCACTTCCTTCATCAACCTCTCAAAAAAATCTGTTAATCTCCGCTTCTTCTTTCTTGTTCCTTCTGATTCCTCACTCGAAGTAGATGCAGTTGAAGTAGAGGTGGCGTCGGTGCAATTCATTCTAGGACTCTGGACAGAACATGGAACATCATTTGGGATGAAGCTCACTGGGATTACCGAGGCCGAAGGCATTAAACAATGATCTTTATCTGACGATGTAGGTGACACTAATGCATTGGTCTTATCTAAAGCTTGTAATTGTTCAAAAAACCTATATGTCTTGCCATTCGGCCTACCGGACTGACTTCCTTTGGTTCTTCTATgatacttgtaaatattttcaaacttcTCTTTGCATTTCTTGGCACTTCTGTTATACCCAAGCTCATT
Coding sequences within:
- the LOC18108101 gene encoding trihelix transcription factor DF1 gives rise to the protein MEASTTFLENSSAAAGDWEDEEGDEGMRVQAEEGVQCSTANRWPKQETLALLEIRSDMDVAFRDSVVKAPLWEEVSRKLNELGYNRSAKKCKEKFENIYKYHRRTKGSQSGRPNGKTYRFFEQLQALDKTNALVSPTSSDKDHCLMPSASVIPVSFIPNDVPCSVQSPRMNCTDATSTSTASTSSEESEGTRKKKRRLTDFFERLMKEVIEKQENLQNKFLEAIEKCEQERIAREEVWKMQELDRIKREQELLVHERAIAAAKDAAVLAFLQKFSEQGIPVQLPDNPTVPMKFPDNQTSPALLSKNQAVPVENVVKTHENSSVESFVNMSSSRWPKEEIESLIKIRTYLEFQYQENGPKGPLWEEISTSMKNLGYDRSAKRCKEKWENMNKYFKRVKDSNKKRPGDSKTCPYFQQLDALYREKTRRVDNPSYELKPEELLMHMMGGQEDQQLPDSATTEDRESENVDQIQVDYRGKEDGDGYGIVAIDPSSLEIME